ACAAAATATTCTGTAAATTTGTTTGATACTAAAACGGAGGTCTTAATGAAACCTGAAATTACGCTGCCACCTAACGGGTTGTTCAAAACCCATAAGGCATATTCGCCCGAAGAAATACTTGCTGCAGGCGGGGCAACTGCCTTCGGTAAAAAATCAGGCAAAAACAATAAAAGTTTAATTAAGGCTCTGAAAAATGCCCCCCCGGCTGAACCCTTCACCCAACAAGAATGGGATCAAACCATGCAGCATCTAAAAGATTCTAAGTAGTGAATTTATTATTTGATACCAACATCATTTTAATTCTAATCCGCTCAAATAATTACGATGATATCATTGGCTTACTAAATCCTGATAGTGTTCCTATTTATATTTCTGTAGTTTCAGAAGCAGAGATCAAATCAATAGCAATACAAAATAACTGGGGTATCAACCGGCGTAATAAACTTAATTTGTTTTTAGATAACGTTAATATCGTTGAGATCAGCCAAATGTTTGTCAATACATACACGGAGATCGACAGTTATTCTCAATGTCGAAATCCTGCTTTTGTTGATTATCCTTTCTCTACCCATCGGAACATGGGCAAAAATGATTTATGGATCGCTTCATTAGCTGCGTTGCTTGGGTTACAACTAGTTACCACCGATGGAGATTTTGACCATTTAAACGGAGTGTTTTTTGACGTGCAAAAGTTAACACCAACATTGTAAAATAGTATTGTAAACGGGTCCGTCCTATTTTGCTTAAAGTTGAAGCTCTACGTTGACTGTCGGCATACCAAAGCCTAAAACATTCCCACCAACTCTTTCAAATGCCCTATCTGTACGGGTACATCGTCGGGCTTTGGCACATTAAAGGGGTTAAAATAAATAGCGTCCATACCAAAGTTCAAAGCGCCATAAACATCGGCTTCCAGGCTATCGCCAATCATTACGCTTTCATGCTTGGTTGCACCCGCAAGGTCTACCGCGTGTTGAAAGATAGCCTTATCGGGTTTGTTGACCCCTACATCCTCAGAGATGATGATATTTTTAAAATAGCCTGCCAGGTTGCTGCCTGCAATTTTTATCCGGGTAGAGTCTTTAAACCCGTTGGAAATCAAGTGTAGCGTATATTTTGATTGCAGGTAAGTGAGCGTTTCATGGGCGTGCGGAAACAGGTTTGTTTTTGTGGGGCACAATTGCACATAAGCGTCTTCAAAATCAACAGGCATCAGGTCGGGGTGCAGGCCAAGATCGGTAAAGGTGCGTTTAAAACGTGCATCGCGCAGCTCATCTTTAGTAATTTGTCCGGTATGGTATTGTGCCCAAAGCTGGTGGTTATTGCGCGTATAAGTTTCAATAAACAGGCCTGCGGAAGTAAGGCCGACGCGCTCAAGCTGGTGAAGGTGATAAAGTTCATGCAAAGCCTCCTCGGCATTTTTATCAAAATCCCAGATGGTATGATCAAGATCGAAAAAGATATGCTTTTTGATTTCGGATTTCGGAGGGGGAGTTTCTGATTGATTTTTCATTTGGATATTATGCATTTGCGATACGAAAGAGCAACATCCGCCAGTCAACTGCCCATCGCGCTGCAAAGGTCGTTATTAGATTGGTTGCTGTTACCTTTTTAGCATTAAAAACTGATCTGCCCTCAATATAACAGCGGCAACCCGGGCTTAAATAAGCCTTCGTTTCGCCGACTATATTTTGTCTCAAATCTAACATCTCATATCTGTTTCGGCGATATCCAAAAGTTATTATATCCCAAGCCTATTTGTATTTCTATTAGTTCCTGTTGCAGCATCTCCAATACAGCCAAAAAATTGTACACAAAATGCACCTTATTTTCCGACTCTTTGGCTAAGGCCTTAAAATCGAGCATTTTGTTGATCTTAAGCAGATCGGCAACAGCTTGCTTTTGTTTTTCGATTGTGTAAGGGTACTGAACTACGGTATGCTTTACCTCTTCGCTGCGGTTAAGATAGTTGCGCATCAGGCGTTCGTGCACCATCATCAGCTTGTATAGGCTTATTTCTGATAGCTCTTCGCCCGGAAGTACTACTTTTTCTACCTGCTCCAGGTCGTGCTTAATGTTACCGCGTTTCTCCTGTTTAAAACGCTCCTCCTCGTAAGGACGCAGTTCGTCGCACAGTTCCTTAAACTTTTTATATTCTATCAGCTTACGGATCAGGTTTTCCTTGGTATCGGTATCATCTGCGGCATTTTCGGCTTCGTAACGGGGCAACAGCATTTTGGCTTTAATGCGCATTAGCGTTGCGGCAACAAAAATAAACTCGCTGGCCAGCTCCATGTTCAGGCTGGTCATCTGGTGAATGTAGTTCAAAAAATCGTCGGCAATTTTGGCAATGGGGATATCATGGATGTCCAGTTCATCGCGCTCAATAAAAAACAGCAACAGATCAAACGGGCCTTCAAACTGGGGTAATCTTATGGCAAAGCTGTCGTCGGTCATGACTGTAAAAATAGGGAAGGAGAATCAAGAATGAAGAATCAGGAGCCAAGATTTTTTGAGTAGACAGGTAACATAAACAAAAGGCTGTTTTGCCTTGCCTCTTGATGCTTAATTCCTGACGCTTTTTTAATACAAATCGATATGCTTTATTTATAAATAATTAGTTTACTTTGTAAGTTAAATACAGATTACAAATGTCAATGCAGGTACCGGCCGGCGATTTATTATCAAAAATAAATTACCCTTCTGATTTAAAGCAACTTAACGAAGATCAACTTGAACAAGTTTGCCAGGAACTGCGCCAGTATATCGTCGATGTAGTATCGGTAAATGGTGGCCACTTTGCCGCCAGCCTGGGTGTTGTTGAGCTAACTGTTGCATTGCAATACGTTTTAAACACCCCTTATGACCAATTAGTTTGGGATGTAGGGCATCAGGCTTATGGCCATAAAATACTCACAGGACGCCGGGATGCATTTCACACCAACCGGATTTATAAAGGCATCAGCGGTTTTCCTAAACGATCTGAAAGCGAATATGACACTTTTGGTGTTGGCCACTCATCAACATCTATATCTGTAGCTTTGGGAATGGCTGTGGCATCGCATTATAAAGGCGAAACCGACAGGCAGCATGTTGCTGTTATTGGCGACGGCGCCATGACAGCAGGTATGGCTTTTGAAGCTTTGAACCATGCAGGTATCGAAAATTCCAACCTGCTGGTGATCCTGAACGACAATAACATGTCTATCGACCCTAACGTTGGCGCTTTGAAGGAATACCTTACGGATATTACTACATCCAAGCCCTACAACCGTTTCAGGGACGACATCGCGCACGTGCTGGCCAAGCTATCGGCAATTGGCCCCGATGCGTTTAAAATTGCCCAGAAATTAGAAAAAAGCATAAAAGGTACCCTGCTTAAACGAAGCAACTTTTTTGAAGCTTTAAAGTTCAGGTATTTTGGACCGATAGACGGCCACGATGTAAACCACCTGGTGAAAGTTTTAAAAGACCTGCGCGATATTCCGGGACCCAAAATATTACATTGCGTTACCACCAAAGGTAAGGGCTACGCCCTGGCCGAAAAAGACCAGACCAAGTGGCATGCCCCCGGTTTGTTTGATAAAATTACCGGTGAGATAAAGAAAGCTAAATACGATAAACCACAGCCACCTAAATACCAGGACGTGTTTGGCCATAGCATTATTGAACTTGCTGAGCAAAACCCTAAAATAATGGGTATTACGCCGGCAATGCCATCAGGCTGTTCATTAAACCTGATGATGAAGGCTATGCCTAACCGGGCTTTTGATGTGGGTATTGCCGAGCAGCACGCCGTAACTTTTTCGGCAGGTTTGGCAACACAGGGCCTGGTTCCGTTTTGTAATATCTACTCCAGCTTTATGCAAAGGGCGTATGATCAGGTGATACACGATGTGGCCATACAAAAACTAAATGTGGTGCTTTGCCTTGATCGCGCCGGTTTTGCAGGCGCCGATGGCCCAACCCACCACGGCGCTTATGACCTGGCCTATATGCGTTGTATTCCTAATATGACGGTATCGGCACCTATGAATGAGGAAGAGCTGCGTAACCTGATGTACACAGCCCAGCAGGAAAACATGGGCCCGTTTGTAATTAGGTACCCGCGCGGTAATGGTGTGATGGTTGACTGGCAACGCCCCTTCAAAGCGATACCTGTAGGTAAAGGCCGGAAAATTTGCGACGGCGAGGATGTAGCGATACTATCTATTGGGGCCATCGGGAACGAGGCTGTAAAAGCCATAGCTGCGTTAAATAACGAGGGTTACTATCCTGCTCATTACGATATGCGTTTTGTGAAACCACTTGATGAAGCGTTGTTACACGAAGTATTCAGGAAATTTGATAAGGTGATTACCGTTGAAGACGGATGCCTTGAAGGCGGGATGGGCAGTGCGATACTGGAATTCATGGCCGATAACGGTTATCAGAAAACCCAGGTGAAACGCTTAGGTATACCCGACAGGATAGTTGAGCATGGCGAACAACCCGAACTTTGGGCCGAATGCGGTTTTGATGCCGATGGAATTGCCAGGCAGGTTAAAAGCTTAGGTGCCCAGCGCAATGCACATACAATAGCGTCGTAAAAAGTTGAAGATGTAATTAGGCCAGTCCCTAAAAGGTGGCATGGCATGATCTTTAAAACTGCAATCGAACGCTGAGCAGTTGAGCTGGCGAGTGTAAAGAGCGAAAGAAAAACTAATTTCTGAGTATAGGGAAAATATTCTGTACGCTACAACTAACTATAATTAGCTTATCAGAATTCAGGAGGTCTGGGCTTTTTCTTCGGTATACCATCAATATATTTACCTGTTTATATACAGATACCCGGGTTTTAGGAAACTGGGCATACCACACGTGCAGCTTTTTAGTTTAAAATGCCAAAGCCATGGCAATCTTATAAAAAAATTGAGGTTATATTAGCTGCGATTATATGAAAACATTTGTTATCTCATTGCTGCTGATATTTTGCCTGCAAAGTGTTTTTTCGCAAACGCAAATTCTTCCAAAATTTTTGCGTAAAATGTATTTAAACAAGGATAGCACAAAAAAAAGCAGCTTCGTAATTTTACCTGCGCTGAGTTCGGCCCCCGAAACCGGCCTCGAAGTGGGCGGTGCAGGCCTATATTCTTTTTACAGCGACTCATTAAAAAGCAACACCCGGGTATCAAGTGTTTTTGGATATGGCACCGTAACCACCAAAGGCCAAAGCCGATTAAGTTTAAATATTAGCTATTGGACGCCCGATAATGGCTACCATTATACTGCTGGCATTAGTTTCATGAACTTTCCTTTCAACTTTTATGGTATTGGTAATAATACCCGCAGCGCCGACGCGGTGCGTATTGGTCAAAAACGGACTAAGGGATACTTAAGTGTAGAAAAAAAACTGTCTGACAGGCTTTATGCGGGTATTGTAGCGGGGGGTATTCAATACAGAATCCCTCCCGAACCAAAGAATACTATTTTTTACACCGACCGGAGGGTAGAAAACCATGGCGGGGGCAGTAATATATATCTTGGCCCAAGCATCACATATGACAGCCGCAATAACAACACCTATACTACAAAAGGTATGATAATTACCAGCTCTTTTGAAATAATTAAGGGATTTGGCAATAAAGGTTATAATGGAGGCTTTTTAAATATAGAGTATTCACAGTTTTTCGCTTTGGCAAAAAAGCTGGTTTTAGGTGTAGATATACAGGAACAGAGCCTTACCGGTCGTAGTTCGCCATTTTACTGGTTGCCGGCGTTAGGGAATGACGAACTCATGCGCGGCTATTACAATGGCCGTTACCGCGACCGGAATTTGCTTGCCGGCCAAACCGAACTACGCTATCGGCTAAGTCCGCGTATTGGCCTCGTAGGTTTTGCAGGCACAGGCGAGGTATTCAACAAAAGCTTTAGCTGGGCGCAACTAAAACCTAATTATGGCGGTGGTGTACGATACTTTTTCGACATTGAAAAGGGCCTCAGCATTCGCGCTGACTATGGGGTGGGCCAGAAAAATCCTGGCGAAAAAAGGCAAAGTGGCTTCTACGCCGCATTGGGACAGGCGTTCTAATTACTTAGCTGCGGGTTTTGTTTTGCTTAATTGTCGTTTGGCACGCCGGGAAACTCTCGTCGGCCGCCTTTATATGCGGCATTTCTGCTTCGGCCTGGCGGCTGTAATATTGCCTGGAAAGTAGAACAACGCATATGCATCTGTCTGTCTTCCATATGCCAAAGTTAAAATACCAATAGGTGGCCGTGTTTATAACAAAAAACCCGGCGTTAACCGGGTTTCTGTATATTTATTTCTTTGTCCAAACGTTGTTGTCAGGGTTGTAATCCGGTAAAACTTTGTCCGGGTCGTAGGTAACAGATTCAATTTCTTCTGTTGATGGATATTTAAACGTCCAGGTAGCATTGCGTTCCCAAACTTCAACAGGTAGTTTCAGCCTATCCACTTTGCCGCTTTTGGTTTTTATTTCCAGGGTAACCGGCATGGCCAACTTACCAAGATTATCAATGGTGACCATAGCGCCTTTAGTAGCATCGTTATCAACATATTTAACATCGCTTACAGCAACATCCAAACGCCAGTTGTTTAGGAACCAGCCTCTCCAGAACCATTGCAGGCTTTCGCCGGATGCATTTTCCATAGTGCGGAAAAAGTCATCAGGTGTTGGGTGTTTAAATGCCCAGCGCTTGATATAGGTTTTGAAAGCGAAATCAAAACGCTCGGGGCCTAAAATTTGCTCGCGAAGTAAAGTAAGACCAACGCCTGGCTTAAAGTATAAAAGAATACCGGTGTTTTTTTCTTTAAGGTTTGCCGGCTGACTTAATACCGGCTCTAAATCAGATCTTGTAAGCGTTAACGCCGTTTTATGCATATCACCGGCCTTGCGGTTGTATTCTCCGTTATTAAAATCGGCGGTTGATAAGGTGTTGATAAACGTATTAAAACCTTCGTCCATCCAGCCATATAAACGCTCGTTTGATCCTACAATCATCGGGAACCAGGTGTGGCCAAATTCGTGGTCATTTACGCCCCAGAGGCCGCCTTTTTTTGCCGTGTACCCACAAAAAACAATGCCAGGATATTCCATGCCGCCCACAATACCGGCAACGGCAGTAGCAGCAGGGTAAGGGAATTCAAACCATTTTGCCGAGTTGTATTCGACAGATTTTTTCACATACTCAGTTGAGCGCGACCAGGCATCCTGTCCGTCACTTTCAACCGGGTAGGCCGAAATTGCGATAGATTTTTTACCGCTTGGCAAGTCCATTTTAGCTGCATCGATAATAAACGCAGCAGACGAAGCCCATGAAGCGTCGCGCGCATTCTTTATTTTAAAGCGCCAGGTAAGTGTAGCCTTACCAGCCGGGCGGGATTTAGGATCGGTAACTTCGGCAGCCGAACGGATAATTACCGTTTTTTCGCTTGTGGCAGCCTGTGCCCAGCGTTTTTGCTGCTCGGGCGTATACACTTCAGTTGGGTTTAATAATTCACCAGAAGCCACTACAATGTGATT
The genomic region above belongs to Mucilaginibacter sp. KACC 22773 and contains:
- a CDS encoding type II toxin-antitoxin system VapC family toxin produces the protein MNLLFDTNIILILIRSNNYDDIIGLLNPDSVPIYISVVSEAEIKSIAIQNNWGINRRNKLNLFLDNVNIVEISQMFVNTYTEIDSYSQCRNPAFVDYPFSTHRNMGKNDLWIASLAALLGLQLVTTDGDFDHLNGVFFDVQKLTPTL
- a CDS encoding YjjG family noncanonical pyrimidine nucleotidase, coding for MKNQSETPPPKSEIKKHIFFDLDHTIWDFDKNAEEALHELYHLHQLERVGLTSAGLFIETYTRNNHQLWAQYHTGQITKDELRDARFKRTFTDLGLHPDLMPVDFEDAYVQLCPTKTNLFPHAHETLTYLQSKYTLHLISNGFKDSTRIKIAGSNLAGYFKNIIISEDVGVNKPDKAIFQHAVDLAGATKHESVMIGDSLEADVYGALNFGMDAIYFNPFNVPKPDDVPVQIGHLKELVGMF
- a CDS encoding segregation and condensation protein A, which gives rise to MTDDSFAIRLPQFEGPFDLLLFFIERDELDIHDIPIAKIADDFLNYIHQMTSLNMELASEFIFVAATLMRIKAKMLLPRYEAENAADDTDTKENLIRKLIEYKKFKELCDELRPYEEERFKQEKRGNIKHDLEQVEKVVLPGEELSEISLYKLMMVHERLMRNYLNRSEEVKHTVVQYPYTIEKQKQAVADLLKINKMLDFKALAKESENKVHFVYNFLAVLEMLQQELIEIQIGLGYNNFWISPKQI
- the dxs gene encoding 1-deoxy-D-xylulose-5-phosphate synthase — protein: MQVPAGDLLSKINYPSDLKQLNEDQLEQVCQELRQYIVDVVSVNGGHFAASLGVVELTVALQYVLNTPYDQLVWDVGHQAYGHKILTGRRDAFHTNRIYKGISGFPKRSESEYDTFGVGHSSTSISVALGMAVASHYKGETDRQHVAVIGDGAMTAGMAFEALNHAGIENSNLLVILNDNNMSIDPNVGALKEYLTDITTSKPYNRFRDDIAHVLAKLSAIGPDAFKIAQKLEKSIKGTLLKRSNFFEALKFRYFGPIDGHDVNHLVKVLKDLRDIPGPKILHCVTTKGKGYALAEKDQTKWHAPGLFDKITGEIKKAKYDKPQPPKYQDVFGHSIIELAEQNPKIMGITPAMPSGCSLNLMMKAMPNRAFDVGIAEQHAVTFSAGLATQGLVPFCNIYSSFMQRAYDQVIHDVAIQKLNVVLCLDRAGFAGADGPTHHGAYDLAYMRCIPNMTVSAPMNEEELRNLMYTAQQENMGPFVIRYPRGNGVMVDWQRPFKAIPVGKGRKICDGEDVAILSIGAIGNEAVKAIAALNNEGYYPAHYDMRFVKPLDEALLHEVFRKFDKVITVEDGCLEGGMGSAILEFMADNGYQKTQVKRLGIPDRIVEHGEQPELWAECGFDADGIARQVKSLGAQRNAHTIAS
- a CDS encoding BamA/TamA family outer membrane protein, yielding MKTFVISLLLIFCLQSVFSQTQILPKFLRKMYLNKDSTKKSSFVILPALSSAPETGLEVGGAGLYSFYSDSLKSNTRVSSVFGYGTVTTKGQSRLSLNISYWTPDNGYHYTAGISFMNFPFNFYGIGNNTRSADAVRIGQKRTKGYLSVEKKLSDRLYAGIVAGGIQYRIPPEPKNTIFYTDRRVENHGGGSNIYLGPSITYDSRNNNTYTTKGMIITSSFEIIKGFGNKGYNGGFLNIEYSQFFALAKKLVLGVDIQEQSLTGRSSPFYWLPALGNDELMRGYYNGRYRDRNLLAGQTELRYRLSPRIGLVGFAGTGEVFNKSFSWAQLKPNYGGGVRYFFDIEKGLSIRADYGVGQKNPGEKRQSGFYAALGQAF
- a CDS encoding M1 family metallopeptidase → MNLKLMAGLSTAFMMAIAAVNAQQAPTPPPAAVPASDYSYHEAFGPPFYTKNGTEFRAADGQPGAKYWQNRADYSLAATLDDKSNLITGSEVLTYTNNSPQNLSFLWMQLDQNLFKLDSRGTAIVPPTGSRNWGRGEAFDAGYKIKSVKAVDAKGGTTDVKFLISDTRMQVFLPKQVTANGGNVKLKIEYSFVSPNYGSDRMGYLDDKKSKNGKIYTVAQWYPRMCVYDDVMGWNTQPYTGPGEFYLEYGDFDLSITAPANHIVVASGELLNPTEVYTPEQQKRWAQAATSEKTVIIRSAAEVTDPKSRPAGKATLTWRFKIKNARDASWASSAAFIIDAAKMDLPSGKKSIAISAYPVESDGQDAWSRSTEYVKKSVEYNSAKWFEFPYPAATAVAGIVGGMEYPGIVFCGYTAKKGGLWGVNDHEFGHTWFPMIVGSNERLYGWMDEGFNTFINTLSTADFNNGEYNRKAGDMHKTALTLTRSDLEPVLSQPANLKEKNTGILLYFKPGVGLTLLREQILGPERFDFAFKTYIKRWAFKHPTPDDFFRTMENASGESLQWFWRGWFLNNWRLDVAVSDVKYVDNDATKGAMVTIDNLGKLAMPVTLEIKTKSGKVDRLKLPVEVWERNATWTFKYPSTEEIESVTYDPDKVLPDYNPDNNVWTKK